In Tenebrio molitor chromosome 8, icTenMoli1.1, whole genome shotgun sequence, a genomic segment contains:
- the LOC138136840 gene encoding cathepsin L1-like, with protein sequence MKFLIFLAICVASSQGVSFSDLVQEQWIAFKMTHNKKYQSETEERFRMKIFMENSHTVAKHNKLYAQGLVSFKLGINKYADMLHHEFVQVLNGFNRTKSGLRSGESDDSVTFLPPANVELPDKVDWRDKGAVTPVKDQGQCGSCWSFSATGSLEGQHFRQTGKLVSLSEQNLVDCSGRFGNSGCNGGLMDNAFRYIKANRGIDTEQAYPYRAEDEKCHYKPKDKGATDRGYVDIESGSEDKLKSAVATAGPVSVAIDASHQSFQLYSGGVYYEPACASNVNQLDHAVLAIGYGTEDDGTDYWLVKNSWGQSWGDQGYIKMARNRDNNCGIATEASYPLV encoded by the exons ATGACTCACAACAAAAAATACCAAAGTGAAACAGAAGAACGTTTTCGCATGAAAATCTTCATGGAAAACTCCCACACGGTGGCGAAACACAACAAACTGTACGCCCAAGGATTGGTTTCGTTCAAATTGGGAATCAACAAATACGCCGACATGCTCCACCACGAATTCGTTCAAGTTCTAAACGGTTTCAATCGCACCAAATCTGGTCTGAGGAGCGGCGAATCGGACGACAGCGTCACCTTCCTTCCTCCGGCTAACGTGGAATTGCCGGACAAAGTCGACTGGAGGGACAAGGGAGCGGTGACACCTGTCAAGGACCAAGGACAGTGCGGGTCCTGCTGGAGTTTCAGCGCG ACGGGTTCACTGGAAGGTCAACACTTCCGCCAAACCGGTAAGCTCGTGTCCTTGAGCGAACAGAACTTGGTGGATTGTTCGGGAAGGTTCGGTAACAGCGGATGCAACGGCGGTCTGATGGACAACGCCTTCAGGTACATCAAGGCCAACAGAGGAATCGACACGGAGCAGGCGTATCCGTACAGGGCCGAAGACGAGAAGTGTCACTACAAGCCGAAGGACAAGGGTGCCACTGACCGCGGCTACGTCGACATCGAGTCCGGAAGCGAAGACAAGTTGAAGTCGGCGGTTGCCACGGCGGGTCCGGTCTCGGTAGCCATCGACGCTAGCCATCAAAGCTTCCAGTTGTATTCCGGAGGTGTCTATTACGAGCCCGCTTGCGCCTCCAACGTAAACCAACTGGACCACGCGGTTTTGGCCATCGGGTACGGCACCGAAGACGACGGGACCGATTACTGGTTGGTCAAGAATTCGTGGGGGCAGAGTTGGGGGGATCAAGGGTACATCAAGATGGCCCGCAATCGGGATAACAATTGCGGCATCGCCACCGAAGCTAGTTACCCTCTGGTGTAA